TGTTGCAATaactattattaaatattacaaTTGTTTGAAACATTCTTTTTATCGAATTTTGAAACAATTCTTACTGAGTGATGTAGCACTATCCGGTTTAGGCTTTATATTGGATACCTAATTTGTAGTCGTGCCTAAATTCTATTTGTGTCTTAATATAATGGCGTAATTGTGTCATCATACAATGTTTCCTTGTTCCACACTTTATCGATTTATTGCCTTCAAAACCCTCGAACAACTAAACCGAGGTAATATCAACCAGTCCTTACGTGGCCAAGAAGGTAGTTTGGTTGCGTGGATGTTTTATATCCCACTGCATATCACTGCATTACATCCCAAGAAGGCATCCTAATATTCCAAGAACGCATCCCACCGCCTATCGCTCCTTTACATCCCAGGAAGTCATCCCAATATTCCAAGAACACGCCAACAAATTCTATGTATTTATGGTCGATATTGCATTGAAAACCTACGGTATGTACTATTCTACTTGCTATAACAAGTTAACGGGTGTTTATGCAATCTCTTTGTGGAAGACACACCATTGTTCCAAAGTTCCTAAAACTTCCGGCATAAGTCTTTTAGATGTTCTCattaaaaatcttatttttccATATTAATGGAATGAATTAGATGTGGGTACACAAAACAATAAATGTTGTGCTCTTGAGGAATGCATTTATTGCAGGAAGCGATACcatcatatatatcatatatacatttatggaagtatatttattaaataagatattcTTCTAAAAGTTATTAAACAAAGATATCTTTAGCCAGCATACTAGATGAGGCTGCGAATTTTTCATGCATGTCCTCTAATAAGTATGATATCACCATTTATAGACTTTATCATGTGCCTTTAAATACTGCCATCTATGAATGTTGGAGGCAGTCAAGCATCACAATAAGATTAGTAGATTGTTCCTAAGAATCCTCATCTTCATCCTCACCATACAAACAAGACTAGAGTCTCTCCACGTGTCCTAGATTTTGGCACGTttctttttagttaaaaaaatagaaggtaAGAATATGCTTCCCCAACATGAGATGCCTCACGTTGAAGGCAAGAAGTCCGCTGCCCCCACCATCATCGACAACGCCACTAACATCGAGAATGATTCATCGTTGAGGGACTTGCTCTACCCACCATGTCTCGAGGTATCATTTAATATCTTTTACATACACTaagttatgttttttatgttagttttattatcCATCGGTATGTTCTTGTTTATTTATCCATTTAGGAGTAGCAGatacattgattattttttgttgcataCATGAAACTTACTTCCGGTGCTTTCACTTAATTTCAGGGCTATTCttctaaaaaagttttttttatcatccttaaaaaatatctcgagttatcatattttttagtgtaaaagttCAGTACCTTGAGATGccaaatttttatactaaaaatttttgtaccttgaggtatttctcgaggatgataaaaaacccttaaaaaaaacttaattccAAGGGTCCAAGCTCCGTAGGATGCTGATCCACGAGGGTCTTGTGGGATCCGTGTGTCAGTAGTAACCCACTTGTCCCCGTTTGGCCGATTCGTTTTCCATACTACAGCCTTCCGCTGATCCTCCGGTAAACCGGTGGACGTCCGCGATGGGAGGATCGATCTCGCCGTGCATCGCGTGCTTTTCAGCCATGCACGTCTCGTCTCGTCGTGTTCCTGGATTGCGCCGCCACCTGTAGCACCTAGTCACCCACCCATGCATGGGGTCGGCCGGTCCATTGATCCCCGCAGCAGCACATGTCGTCATCTAGCTCAAGATTGATGGCTCGCCTTCCCTTTCGTCGTTCCACGTACACTTCCACCGCCTCTTCCACTGTGGCAGCGACACAGATCGACTCTCTGAACCAACGGAGATGGCCGTCGGCGATCAGGTCGGTCAGATCATCCAGTCATTTGGCAGGAGCCCAGCGTAcgtcgccggctcgccgtCTGCCTATCGAGCCCAGCGTAcgtcgccggctcgccgccgccgatagGCAGACGGCAACCCGCACGACGAGGAGAGGACAACTgaacggcggcgcgccgcctccaccaaaAGCGGGGGCGGGGGGGTATCTAGCAGGTTTTCGTATAGGCCCCCGAAGATCTACGAAATCGCGGGACGTGGTCCTCGGCTCGGGGCCTTTAAATGCGGGGCACCCATGTAGGCCGGAGCAGAGCGCCACGAGGCGAGTTGTTGGGTGTTCCCTAGACTAGCcgtctctcttcctctctccctctacCTCGacctctcccgccgccgcctgcaacCGCTTCACGTGGCCTGATCCTCCTCCGGAGCTCTCCCTCTCGACCCCCCGAATGGAGCCCAAGAagtcctccgcgccgccgcagccccaCATGGAGCCCAAGAAGTCATCCCCtccccgcgctgccgccgccgcaggaggaggaggcggcggcggcgctgccgtcGGGGGCGAGTCGCCTTTGAGCAGCCTGTTCCACCAGCCGTCGCATGGGGTACCGCTTCCTGACGCCTTTTGCATGTTCGATGTTATGCCTGTGGTGACGCCCGACGTGAATCTCTACCTCCGAACAAGACGAAATTCGGAGGGGGGTTTTCGTTACGATGACGCGGATGACACGGGAAGAGTCCCCCTCTTCGTCGGCAAAGGCGTTGATACATACTCCTAGTGAATTTTGCCTTTCATTCCGTCGCTGTTACACTCGCTTAAATTTAGTATGCTTTTAATGTAGATATGCCCTTTCTTTCTAGGTCGATAGGCGAAAATTAGTAACTTTCAATGTACATGCGCCTGTCTATCCAAGCGACGCGCGATAGTTTGTAGAATACCTTCAGAAGTTTATCTTAGAGATTGTTATATAGGTTATGATGATAATATTTATCCATTTCCCAAAGAAAGATTTTCTCCGATGCTATGTTTACAGTTTGTGAATTCcttcccttttcctttttcaggCAAAAGGCAAAGAAGACATATACGCCATTTTCTACAAAGGACAGAACGGGGCTGCACAAGCTGGGACTGCAGGTAGTTTTGGTCTTGTGGATTTACTCTATATCTTCCTTGTTCTTATGTGCCCTTAGGACATTCATTCTTATTTCTAGTCCTAGGTGCCATTAAGACAAGGTTTTAACTGTTGCGGAAAAGGAACACGATAATAAATCGCTACTCTGtataaacaaattatagaAACCAAAAGAATTCCTGTTCTATATAGAGCTTTAAAATTAGTAGCCTCCTTCATCTGTAATTGCCTTTTGCGTACGTTGGACATCAATAGAGTCAACCAACGAGAAATTACTTTATATCATGGACTTTTTATTTGGGAGTCTCCTTGACTGTTGTTGTCTTCATTATATCTTGCTcggttcagacttcagagcaCTGAGATGTTAAAACAGCAAACTAACTGCATAAACATTGATTTTATGCCAGATGGTAAATCCCAGTGGACTCCTTCCAAAACTCGCACCGCGTACCCCAAGGATAACAAACAGTCAAATCAGTATGATTCGGTTGATACTTCTTGTTTTGGTTCTTCTGTGAATTATGGTGGTCGAGATTATTATGGAATCTCTGGAACCAAGCAGTCCACAGAATCAAATGATGTAAGATATTGCCAGTCCCAAAAATGCAActtatgtttgtattttttttattttaaaacaacatcATGAACTGCTCTATACAACTATACCTCAACAAAGCTTTGTACTTTTGCTTTATTCCTTTCAGTATAAGGCGGACAAAAAGGACCCTTCCACAGATTCTCATGGTGACTGGTGGCAAGgtatatttacttatttagaTAAGCATTTATGCCTGAACTCAAGCTGCATATTGTTGAAGTGCTGACTATTTATTTCTATCAGGTTCGTTTTACTACTAAGCAGATTTGCTGTCATCTCCCTTGGTGGACAAGGTAAAAGGCAAAATCTCACTGTTAGTATGGTTTGCTGATATTCTCGTTTGGGCACATGATATATGCTCTTCACCTTGCAATTGTGGCAGAATGAAATGTCTTCTTTTCCATCTGACAGTTCATAGATATCGTTGTTTGCTCACTTGGCCTATTTTAACCATTACGTCACACTCTTGTTCTTTATTAGAAAAGAACATAtgctcttttgttttgttttgaaaattcaGAACATTTATACTAGAACTCAAACTGCTAAGCCGTTGCATGCTAAGAAAATGAAATTACTGATGCTGACGTGCTCAACCAACATTTCAATACAAAAAAGAGTCACAAAACTATTTCCATAAGGAACTGTTGCTTTCAGCTGCACAGTGCAAATGCTTTTAAGCTCCGTATACCCCCTCCCCCtcatacatacacacatacaaagtttAAAGTTTATCTATCATTCGTGTGTCAATATCAAAGTTTCGCATCACTAGGTAACTATTTTTTGTGTGAGAAAGCTGTGTCATTGTGAAAATTGACAAGGTTCAGTGGGAGGGAAAaggtttttaacttttaactgTCATTGAGCGAACACTTCAGTTAGCTCCTGGCTTTATATGTCGCCATCACTATATTGAGTATTAGTTACACCACTATCACTATAGTTTGACCTAGCATTGTGTGCTATATAAACTCAATTGGAGGAAGCcgaacaaaattttgatggtCTCTTGTGCTAATGTTCATTAAGCTGTATTGCTTACATACTGTTATTGTCGATTTTGTTCTAGAGAAACATGAATCCTCCATAAGAAATTAAGAGAGTATGGCCCAGGTCTCATCTTGTAATGTAATCCTGAGTAATGTCAGAAAAGTAGAGATATTGATTTGCTAAAGACTTTTTGTAAGAAAAGCGACTTAACCCAAACTTCAACCACAATACAGAAGAGGTTTAACGATAATCTTAATATACTTTGGCCGACTACTTGGTCGgcccagccaaaaaaaaaaacactgtgAGGAGAACAATCTGTTAATCCTAACTTCAGCTACATTATTTACACtgtatttttttgtcaaatttctCACCATTATATTGTGCTTTTTGTGCAAGGTAGTGGAATGGGAGGGGTTGGAACTTGTTTGCTTCACTGTTGCCATGCTTGCCGTATCAGTTACCTAAATCATGCTAGAGTGACATCGTCCATCCGTGGTGGCAGTATTTGGATCATCACACCTGGGCAGATGCAGTGTGCGTCTTTACCTTTTCTTTCGTAGCTTGGGCTTTAGATGTGAAATGTATCAAACTTACAAGAACCGTGTAAGTGTTAGGTCGCAGATTGCATAAAGGGTCCCTATCCATTCTGCCAATCTGGTCAACAACCAGATTGGACCAGTTTGGTGTGACTCCCTTAGATCAAAGTATATGTTCCTTGTACTGTCGGATCTTCGCTCCGGAGCCAACAAGGCTGGAGAAGTGGAGATGACTTTGCATTGTACACATGTACCCCTTGGATTTCACAGAATTCAGTAAACTGTtcttataaatagtacttgaTATTCATAAAGGTACTTTATTCCCACAGAGTCATTGCAATACAACAGCACTAGTATTATTCAGAAAGATTCAGGAAAAGGTTCACATGCCCAAGGTAACATCAGTTTTTATATTGGATAGTCAAAGTTTTCGAGTGCCCTTCCAGTGCCATCCATTGCCTTCTCATGGCAGGGTGTATGCTGCACAAAGAAGCAGATGATGAAATTCATACTTGTATCCGAGGGGAGcagactgaaaataacaacaggagcagagaaagaaactcACGGCCACACTTGTAACCGATGGGGCGGTTGGCGATGGCGCAGCGCTTGGGAATCGTCATGGCCACGGCGGGCTTGACACCGGCGCTCCGCGCGGTGTTCGATAGCATGACGGCGCAGAGGCACTTGGGGTTGCGCCCGATGGTGCGCACCTGCGCGCAGCAGCTGGGCGGCACCGCGGCGCGCGGGTTCTGCGTGGCCGCCGCGCACGGCGCGAGCTTGAGCGCCATCTGGTCCACGGGGACACGGCCGCactcccccgcgccgcgcgccgtctcCAGCCCGGCGGCCACCACCACAACCACCACCAGGAGAAGCCAGATGCTGCGCCTCGCCTTGCTCTCCATCCCCTTTCCTGCTGCTTGCTGCACGTCGCGCTTCTTGTAGGCGTCGTCGTCCACAACTCTGCACCTCGCCTCGCTGCCTGCGATGATCCTCCAGGCGTCTCACGGGGCGAGTATTTATGTCGCGCCGGAGCACGAGGCGTGGCTCGAAGCCATCATTGGCTGCTTGAGAATTCGCGCGGCTCACGCGGTGTGAAAGCCTCGAAGTGGAGACCGCACTGCCGAGCTCTTTCCGTTGCTTGCACTGATCATGAGCTCTCTCCATTTTAAGAAGCGCGTCACCTACTGCGCTCCACTATGCTTAAACGTCCATACAATTCTCTTTTCAGAGCCTGAAAATCTGCCACGTAAATAGGCCAGCATGGAAAAGATTTCGCTCGCCTGCCGGTTCACAATCATCACCGACTGGTATGTCGGCGGCCTGCTTGTAGATCAGTGACATTGCCGGAGTTCTTGAAAACGCGATAAGGAATCCACACTACTTTTCTCAGGCTGTCACAAACCTCCGGTACAAAGCTGAAGTAAGGACTTGCAGTTGCAGCAGCAAAATCTGCTGGCTTTTACCTAGAGTCCTCGTTCCTCAACACTCCAAGAGGCAAGAACCGCGGTGGGTTAAGTTGGCTCAGAGTTCATAGGCTTGATTCCTTTGATAACTATACGGACAGTGGAACTTTAATTAACCGAGTTtcaaaaaaatgaactttaattaaccgTGTAATCATGATTTTTATACACCAGTTATACTTGATCGCGAGCGATCACAAGCACAAAGTGCTTAACACCAAGAATTCAAGGACACAGTAAGAACATGGATGCTCTCAAATGGCACAGGTATGCACAAAGACTAGTCTTCAACAAATTTTATGAGTAAAGCCTATATTACCGTGGATTACAGCTCTGTGGTCGTTGAGACATCGATCATGGTACCACCGCTGATTATCACCCCTTTTAGTTCAGGATTAACAAGATCAGGCGCCAAGGCTTTCTTTGCACCTAACTCCCTGTTGCTGTGGGATCGTCTCCCTGCACCCAGCGGGCTCCTCGCTTTCTTTGAAGGGCTTGCAAGTTGCGCCGGCGAGAAGCTGGGCGTCGCATATGCAGTCACGAACGGTGTGCCTGAGGCAGGCACTTGGTACGGTGGAACAGCAGCCTTGTTGCAAGCGATCCTGAAATTTGCATCGCCCTGTGGAAAATGCTCTGCATGCCTGTTCAGCTCATCGATGTTCAGTAGGTCGTCAATGCGAGCGACAATGTTGGACGCCAAACTCTCCAGGACCCTTGAATAGCTCTCCAAGATTGACTTGCCCACATCCTACAGATGGTTTTAAGGCATAATGACAGGTGCGTCAGTAAATAGAATGGTAATGTGGAACAAAACAAAGGGAAGATGCAAAGAGAGATGCTGCGCAAACCCTGTTGTACTGAATTTTGCTCATGTCCAAGCTTGTCTGCGTCAGTCCAGGAAACCTTTGCTTCAAGCATATCAATAGGCCTTCTGCTCGTTCGGCGAGAAGCTCTCTTTTCTCCGTATCAATCATCATGTCTTTCACCATACCCCAAGATGATCTGCCACTAGTGGCACGGCCTAAGACATTTGCTGATCTTGTAGCAACCCTCCGGCGCCACACATAGACTGATGCCTCGACACGGTTGGCGATTTCCAGTGCTTGGTACTCCGTTGACAGGTCCAGGCAGTCGAGAAGGCACTCAGGAGAGAACTGATCAGACGTTATATAGCGGTGTATGATGTCACCCAATGTTGCCCTTCCGTTCTACATccaagatgaaaataaaaaagctgAGATCAATTGATATATACCTGAAAGGTCAGATCAGGTAGGAGAGGCATAGTATACCTTTGGCAGGGATTCCAGATAGGATTCAGGGACCTCCATTTCAGCTAGAGCATTGCTGTTGATGGCCAAGGCAGccttcaaaatttgatttgcaCAGTCGCGTCTGTGCTGTAGTTGCTTCCTCGCTTTGTCACGCAGGCCCCCGGGAGGAACACGAGGCACCGGCAACCACCATTTCTCATCACGGCGGTGGAAAGCCGCTCTGAAAGAAGCTGAGCCATCACAATCCGGTGCGCATATCCCTTGTTCAACGTACCAGAACTCAGGATCTCTGAAGCTGTCCAGGATTTCCTAAGAAATGTTGCTATGAGAAATTACTAACGTCTGTCGTAAGTTTCTATTGAATTCActgatgtaaaaaaaaaactcacaatGAGCATATGATCTAGCTTCCGAAGTGCTGGCAGATTGATGTATAAATCAGACCGTGGTCTGCTTGTCATAACCTGAAATATTGCAGCAAGAACATTTGTAGCGTCCATCTTGTAGTGATAAAAGGCAAATTTATTAGAGCAAAGGTACTGCAAATGTCAATTCAAAATTACACGAAGTGAACAGAACATAGGAGCACTTATTACTTGTAACACCTCACACTGCTGAAGAGCAAGTGAAGTGTAGAAAGGGTTTATGTTTTCAAAGGTAAAAATACTGCTCATTGACAACAGGTTCAGTAACAGTAATCAGTACTTGTAGGTGGTTAGTAATCAGTATGCTGCTATATTTGCCAGCCGCACAACTTGTACTAcagattttgtttggtttcacTGTTTCAGTAGCTACGGCCTACGGCTGCTTGTCATCTAGCCCTGTTGCATACTTGTATATTCAAATTTTCTCACGTTGTTTAATTAGCTGTGTACGTAAAATCAAGGATGATATGGACCATTTGTTGTCTTGTAATTAAGAGAATCATGTTAGCGTGGGACATTCATCTGGTTACCGTTCAGCACTGAATTCAGATATCAAAACCATGTTTAAACAGTTCTTCCCTTTCTGTGACTACAGTTGTCGTAGTAAATACAACAAAACAACATGGAGCAACAAAACAACATGGAGCTGTGTATGTACACTGAGTACGTGCACTATTTCAGTAGGCGGTAGTACGTCTGCTTATCATCTTGCTATGCTGTATTTTCAAACCTTCTGATTACATTGTTTAATTAGCTCTGGTAATAAAACATACCACGCGTGCACGGCCTTTTTCCTGTTGGTTACAGATGCCAAACTATATGAGAGTCCTGTTATCGTGGTGCTCTCTACTGGTAGCAGAAATGAATCTaaatacttaatttaattttatcaaagaATTCAGATCTATTTCTACTATTTTCTTACTTGATGGGCGTAAAAATATGGAGCGcataattatctaaaaactatAAGCTCGAATGAGTAAAATCGTATATTTGCGTGCATGCGGAAGAATGTTCCGTCAAGTTAACAATATGATTTGATGAATTGGATAAAAACCTCTTACGAAGAATTAATAAAACTATAATACCAACATTACCCCTAATCACTAAATTATGTCCTTATAAACCGATGGGGTCTAAATCGATTCACTCATAGTATAATACTAGCACTAGAGAGCCATTGTAGAACACCTATATATATGAGAATTGCAACTTACAATGATAcaataacaatttttttttgtctttttatgcATGAAACTGAAGTCGGATAGATAAAACCGATTTGCTAACAACGGTTCGATCCCTTTCCTAGTCGTCCTTGTGCAACTAAAGCCCCATTATGAACTTGTTCCGTGCGCTGCCATGGTATCATGTTCTATGGAAAGCCAGCAGTTGCACTTGCACTTACTACTGAGCAACACTTTAATAGCCTCCAATTTCAGAATTGAACCACCACACCCTATCACCAGACAGCGCAGCGATGTTGAATAATCAAATGTGAAATAATGAGAGTTTACCGGACAAGCGAGAAACTGTTTTGAATTTGCAGCTCTTGAATTGAGCCAGCCTACACGCTTGATCTGTCTCGTTACCGTACGCTTagagttgaaaaaaaaaatctcatgcTGGCCGCTGATTATTGCAGCCCTGAGTGTACATGTTTGAGGAGTTGGGAGCTAGTACGTACCTCAAGCCTGGTTCCGTCGGGAAATGACTGCCAGGTGGGGACCAGTTCGACGATGTGGTCACTGACGCAGAGCAACCAGCCCATCTCCCGCCGCCACATGGCCTTCTTCTCCGGCGGGAGCGGCTCCAGCCTCCACAGCTGCCCGAAGATCGTGGCTGCAAATTGAGACGAGATGCAGTATTGGAGGGTCAGTACAAGTACTCACTTTGCTACAGCTCCACACTGATCAAACAGAACCATGAGGTGAGGGAATTCTCACCGCAGAGGTTGGTAATGGCGTTGGCGATGGCGAGCGCTGTGCAGACGCCCTTGCCGCTCCCAGACATGTCCTCGCCGAGCAGCAGCTTGGCGAACCTCTCCTTCATCATCTCCATTTCTGCTCATCACCATGCACGCATATCAGTACGCTGCACACACTTGGCCAGGAGAATGGTAGCACACATGCTTGTTAGCGCCGGTACCTGAGCTGGGAGCTCTGCGCTTATGCTGCTTGTTGTCCACCTCGGCGCCGGGGACGCGGCCGCACGCCTCCATCTTcctggacggcggcgccagcgTCACCGGCCACTCGTCGGTGGACGCAGCGTCGGAGCTGGAGCTGCTCCCGTCGGCAGAGTCCGTGAACGCCGCCTCGCtccgcgcctcctcccctctccccatCCGATCGGTcccagccgcgccgcgcgTGGCGGGTCTATCTAACATAACAAGCTTACTACTCCGCACGCGGCGTACGTGCGCGCTTTCGCGGGCGTGGTATACgaacgtgcgtgcgtgcgtacgcCCTCGGTGCTCTCCGTtcctcggccggcgcggcgcggcaggGTTTAGCTCCGCGTGCGCCGAGACGGGCGTGTGCGCGAGGGGAATCGCTCGCGTGgtggtgcgcgcgcgcgcgcgaggaggCGTGGTGATCTGACCGGCGTTTTTGGCGTTTCGGTCTCGGGTTGTGGCGCACTTGCAGTGGGCAAACGGAAGACTAGGGGCgcttaaaaaaagtttggcTGGTTGGCTTCCTGGTCGATGGGGAAGAGTGACCGTTGGGTTTTGAGTTGTCTGGGAGGCCTTGGCAGTTTACTTTTAGAGGCGAAGAAAGAGagatatttccttttttttttcttttgatccGGAGAGTGAGATGGAAATGGAATCATGGAATGGAACGGGCGGGGCGGCAGCCGCAGTAACGGTTAGCGAGTGAGGGATGATGCGTGCAGGTAATAATAAAGAGAGCCGGGTCGTCGTGAGCTAAACGCTCCATGACCTTTGCCCCAGCCGTGCTGTACTTCCAGCGCTCTTTCTTGTCTTGCCCTTGTTTGGGGACTTCCCGTTGCATGCTTTGTGTCGCTGTAGTCACAGGTGGGgcagaagggaaaaaaaaaaaggtaaatggATCGAGGAAACGGGTACAAATCAGCACGACTAATCCGTCACCAACAAACTTAATTGTTCAGCGTTGCGTATTGATCGCTCACCTTCACATTCACTGGAAGCGAAGAAGCACCTGTAGGTAGGTCGGGACCATATATCCTAATGCGAGTGCAGGGCATGGTTCGATTGAGAGGCATCGCTGAATTGGCTAGCGAGCTTTTAGGCAAGGTGGTTTGGCTCTCGATCAGCCATACCCACGCCATCCATCATCGTCGATTGTCAGCAAGGGACAGTGAGACGGGAGCGTCAGAATTTCCAGAGCAGCAGCATAGCAGCATGTAGTACTATTGAATGTcagccttgttttttttttaggcaAAAGAATGTCAGCCTTGTTACTCCATGTGAGAACCCCAACGTTAGGAACCCAATGTCAAATGGCGCGTCAATTTTATACTCTTATCTCAGCTCAGTGCCTCAGTGAGTACCAGGTTCACGAAGTCGCCCTTATCTCAATTTTCTACTCTTGTCCCAACCTACCAAAGTCGCGTGATTATCGGCTGATAACCGTCAAGGCCATGATTAAATtcatcttctaaaatttaaattcaaaatcataATCGCCCTCCAGTGTTAACGCGATTATCACACAATAACGATAAAAACCATGAAAATCACGATAAATTTGTCTtcccaaatttaaattcaaaaattcagTGATAGAAATAGTCTCGTTACAGTAAACACGCTGTTTGTCAAGGTTAtgatttgaaatgaaaattgcCACTTGTTaaccaagaaaattttaaagttaaacattttttCTCCGGAACCACAGTTACCACAACCGTATCCCACGAGAAATCTGATTACTGACGGTTTCGTGAACATATTGAGCACTGCCCCACAACACACATGATAAAGAACGTTCCAAGTCCGACACTCCCAAGGGCCCATTCGGACTGGAGTACTGTATTATGCTCCGATAAGCCGAAAAAAGCGTGTGTTTTCTACTGCAGACTGCACTCTGAAGGCCTGGAAGCGGCAGGCCCTCTGTTCCTGTTCGGAGGGCCAAACTCCAACGGAAGCTACGCTTGTCGCGGCGTGCCTGTCCGTCCCCGCTTCCCCAATCCTCCTCACCGGGCTGCACGCAAGACGCAACTAACCGAGCATGCCATGGCACGGCTCGAGACGAGCACCCATGCATGGCAATGGCGTTTTTCTCCGTGACGCGACGTgcgtctccttcggaactggCAGAGATTCTTccagagtttattttttggcttgGCGTCACGTGCCATGTGTGTGTGCATCGCGCGGCACCTGATCATGAGACCCTGCTCGCGCTGTCACATTGCAGGATAAGCTCAGATTAGCACCGTTCAAAGTAAAACGGTAATGGTAGTACACTTTTCAGCTAGGGGAAGTTTTGGACCAGTATTTAGGAGGGGAAAGAAAATTCAGACTTCAGTTCGAAGTGCCGGAAGGGGATGGGTCGGTGTGCAACTGTGCGTGTTTAGATGCAGCATTTGGTGTTGTGGTCCTTGTCAGTGTTTGGCTTGGTGCCTAGTTTGGTTAGCATGTACCGGCCGTCTCCCCGCTGCCGGTGACCGACCTCCATTTGATAGCTGGTGGATGGTCACCACCATGTATGGGCTTCGTTACTTCAAGCTAGAGCTCTAAGTAACTAATTGATGAATGCATAATTAGAGCCCAAGGACTGCTGAGGACTGAGGAGGGAGGATAATTAAGGGTTGCTTGAGAAAACGCTGAATTTTCCTAACAAAGCTCCAGGCGAGAGTGTCTGAGAGTGATGTCGTGATGAGATCACATTGACCGACTCGGTATAAACGTGC
This is a stretch of genomic DNA from Oryza brachyantha chromosome 1, ObraRS2, whole genome shotgun sequence. It encodes these proteins:
- the LOC102710642 gene encoding uncharacterized protein LOC102710642 isoform X2, with protein sequence MLPQHEMPHVEGKKSAAPTIIDNATNIENDSSLRDLLYPPCLEAKGKEDIYAIFYKGQNGAAQAGTADGKSQWTPSKTRTAYPKDNKQSNQYDSVDTSCFGSSVNYGGRDYYGISGTKQSTESNDYKADKKDPSTDSHGDWWQGSFYY
- the LOC102710642 gene encoding xylosyltransferase 1-like isoform X1, producing the protein MEPKKSSAPPQPHMEPKKSSPPRAAAAAGGGGGGGAAVGGESPLSSLFHQPSHGAKGKEDIYAIFYKGQNGAAQAGTADGKSQWTPSKTRTAYPKDNKQSNQYDSVDTSCFGSSVNYGGRDYYGISGTKQSTESNDYKADKKDPSTDSHGDWWQGSFYY
- the LOC102715638 gene encoding rop guanine nucleotide exchange factor 7-like, with the protein product MGRGEEARSEAAFTDSADGSSSSSDAASTDEWPVTLAPPSRKMEACGRVPGAEVDNKQHKRRAPSSEMEMMKERFAKLLLGEDMSGSGKGVCTALAIANAITNLCATIFGQLWRLEPLPPEKKAMWRREMGWLLCVSDHIVELVPTWQSFPDGTRLEVMTSRPRSDLYINLPALRKLDHMLIEILDSFRDPEFWYVEQGICAPDCDGSASFRAAFHRRDEKWWLPVPRVPPGGLRDKARKQLQHRRDCANQILKAALAINSNALAEMEVPESYLESLPKNGRATLGDIIHRYITSDQFSPECLLDCLDLSTEYQALEIANRVEASVYVWRRRVATRSANVLGRATSGRSSWGMVKDMMIDTEKRELLAERAEGLLICLKQRFPGLTQTSLDMSKIQYNRDVGKSILESYSRVLESLASNIVARIDDLLNIDELNRHAEHFPQGDANFRIACNKAAVPPYQVPASGTPFVTAYATPSFSPAQLASPSKKARSPLGAGRRSHSNRELGAKKALAPDLVNPELKGVIISGGTMIDVSTTTEL
- the LOC102711109 gene encoding non-specific lipid-transfer protein 3, encoding MESKARRSIWLLLVVVVVVAAGLETARGAGECGRVPVDQMALKLAPCAAATQNPRAAVPPSCCAQVRTIGRNPKCLCAVMLSNTARSAGVKPAVAMTIPKRCAIANRPIGYKCGPYTLP